From the Amycolatopsis thermoflava N1165 genome, one window contains:
- the pdxA gene encoding 4-hydroxythreonine-4-phosphate dehydrogenase PdxA, which translates to MEHDSGGRMIAIADDLSGAAETAIALGVRGSRSVVVLGAAEVDAPVVVLDLDTRTAPPAVAAGAVQAALGRVRPGDRLFKKIDSLLRGNIAAEIAGLTDHGYGVALTPALPVAHRVVREGVLSVDGVPLADSDAWRAEHAIPPHTVRDAVGEAELLALSVVRHSAALAEAFTSAVVAKRVVICDAETDADLEAIARAAREVPGLALAGSGGLAAAIGRLQPAVRVDPGSAAGESGSPAGPVLIVAGTAAPVAVEQVARLSGVTVRSLDPDSLAAGGVDVPPPAGVTVLRVDPAARLDPRRGPAVAAGLARSTVAALAKPGAERTGLVVLGGETARRALDALGVDRLEPIEEIHHGAVLSRLPGGRLVVTRPGSFGGPDSLVQIVRALRTSETQPTAEPAGLQRKACSVTPSQPVIAITMGDGAGIGPEVVVPAVVHPDTLAVCRPVVIGDAKRLRQAADIMGVDADIVPVTSPSDAEPGAHRISVIDLDLLPADLPWGELSAAAGEAAYQYIRTAADLAQAGAVHGICTAPLNKEALHAAGHRYPGHTELLAHLTGVDEVSMMLSTPKVKVIHVTTHIGLIDAIARIEPGLVERTVRRGHEALVRAGNPAPVIGVCGINPHAGENGLFGYGEEEEKIVPALESLRAQGIDARGPLPADTAFFLAGRGDYDLIVAMYHDQGHGPVKVLGIEAGVNLTVGLPVIRTSVDHGTAFDIAGTGKADPRSMVEALRQAAELATQPGADRRTEQG; encoded by the coding sequence ATGGAGCACGATTCCGGTGGTAGGATGATCGCGATCGCCGACGACCTCTCCGGCGCGGCCGAGACCGCGATCGCGCTCGGTGTGCGCGGATCGCGCAGCGTGGTCGTGCTCGGCGCGGCTGAGGTGGACGCCCCGGTGGTGGTGCTCGACCTGGACACCCGCACCGCGCCACCTGCCGTGGCGGCTGGCGCGGTGCAGGCAGCCCTGGGCCGGGTGCGGCCGGGCGACCGGCTGTTCAAGAAGATCGACTCCCTGCTGCGCGGGAACATCGCCGCGGAGATCGCGGGCCTGACCGATCACGGGTACGGGGTCGCGCTCACCCCCGCGTTGCCGGTCGCGCACCGTGTCGTCCGGGAGGGCGTGCTGTCCGTGGACGGAGTGCCGCTCGCCGACAGTGACGCCTGGCGCGCGGAACACGCAATCCCGCCGCACACGGTCCGGGACGCGGTGGGGGAGGCGGAACTGCTGGCCCTGTCGGTGGTCCGGCACTCCGCCGCCCTGGCGGAGGCATTCACCTCGGCCGTGGTGGCGAAGCGAGTGGTGATCTGCGACGCCGAGACCGATGCCGACCTGGAGGCGATCGCGCGGGCCGCCCGCGAGGTGCCGGGGTTGGCGCTGGCCGGTTCCGGGGGCCTGGCCGCTGCCATCGGGCGGCTTCAGCCCGCGGTCCGGGTCGATCCCGGTTCCGCAGCCGGCGAGTCCGGATCGCCGGCGGGCCCGGTGCTGATCGTCGCCGGCACGGCCGCGCCGGTCGCGGTCGAGCAGGTCGCACGCCTGTCCGGCGTCACGGTCCGCTCGCTTGACCCGGATTCCCTCGCCGCGGGAGGTGTCGACGTCCCGCCACCGGCCGGGGTCACCGTGCTGCGCGTGGACCCGGCTGCCCGGCTCGATCCGCGCCGCGGCCCGGCCGTGGCCGCCGGGCTCGCCCGGAGCACCGTCGCCGCGCTGGCCAAGCCCGGGGCCGAGCGCACCGGCCTCGTCGTCCTCGGTGGCGAGACCGCCCGCCGTGCCCTTGACGCCCTCGGCGTAGACCGTCTCGAACCAATCGAGGAGATCCACCACGGCGCGGTCTTGTCCCGCCTTCCCGGCGGCCGGCTCGTCGTGACCCGGCCGGGCAGCTTCGGCGGGCCCGACTCGCTCGTGCAGATCGTGCGCGCCCTGCGTACCTCGGAAACCCAACCCACGGCCGAACCGGCCGGACTCCAGCGAAAGGCCTGCTCAGTGACCCCTTCCCAGCCAGTCATCGCGATCACGATGGGTGATGGCGCCGGCATCGGTCCCGAGGTCGTCGTGCCTGCCGTCGTGCACCCGGACACGCTGGCCGTGTGCCGCCCGGTCGTGATCGGCGACGCCAAGCGGCTGCGCCAGGCGGCTGACATCATGGGTGTCGACGCCGACATCGTGCCGGTCACGTCCCCGTCCGACGCCGAACCCGGGGCGCATCGGATCAGCGTGATCGATTTGGACCTGCTGCCCGCGGACCTGCCGTGGGGCGAACTGTCCGCTGCCGCCGGCGAGGCCGCCTACCAGTACATCCGCACCGCCGCCGACCTGGCGCAAGCCGGTGCCGTGCACGGCATCTGCACGGCACCGCTGAACAAGGAGGCCCTGCACGCCGCCGGGCACCGCTACCCAGGGCACACCGAACTGCTCGCGCACCTCACCGGTGTGGACGAGGTGTCGATGATGCTGTCCACCCCCAAGGTCAAGGTCATCCACGTGACCACCCACATCGGACTGATCGACGCCATCGCACGCATCGAACCCGGCCTGGTCGAGCGCACGGTGCGGCGCGGCCACGAGGCCCTGGTGCGCGCGGGCAACCCTGCCCCGGTGATCGGCGTGTGCGGGATCAATCCGCACGCCGGCGAGAACGGGTTGTTCGGCTACGGCGAGGAGGAGGAAAAGATCGTGCCCGCGCTGGAGTCCCTGCGCGCGCAGGGGATCGACGCCCGCGGCCCGCTTCCTGCCGACACCGCGTTCTTCCTCGCCGGCCGGGGCGACTACGACCTCATCGTGGCCATGTACCACGACCAGGGGCACGGACCGGTGAAGGTGCTCGGCATCGAGGCCGGGGTGAACCTGACGGTCGGCCTGCCGGTGATCCGCACCTCGGTCGAC
- a CDS encoding ABC transporter substrate-binding protein, with protein sequence MTRFGSGVALSRRSLLRAGLAAGAGAALAPLAACAGPVGAASPGSLTLGLNRSLVSLDNKLNQFDAALTVQRAVRQALTRIDPRMQARLVLAERFEQTAPTQWSVRLRAGARYSDGSPVTTDDVATALRMYGEVNGSFVLNLFPELPSVSKVDDREFLLETSRPVPILDLLMANILITPAAANRPEELTSGVGSGPYVVTAANGGTGEYTLQRHPGYWGQPPAVDTVRVRFVPEESSRVVAIRSGELDVIDSISPDSADQLAGLPGVAIDRVPGTRINQLFFNFRKPPGHPLADPRVREALTYAIDGRSLVDDVLAGSATQAEGVVPLALAGAVRTGTYVHDPAKCRALLDSLGVRDLRLKIIWESGEFPADASVMEAVVEMLRAVGVAAELQQFEPGGDILQWRQGRGGDWDVLGNGYPGPTGQAITSLLGMYGGTPAKEQTRDTYQGFVVPEIADALATAGAETDAGRRTELLAAAQHRIWATWPCLWAFVPNVVLARRTRVQGVALQPINSYDLETVRVEG encoded by the coding sequence ATGACCCGATTCGGCAGCGGCGTCGCACTCAGTCGCCGCTCTCTGCTCCGCGCCGGGCTCGCTGCCGGCGCCGGTGCGGCGCTGGCCCCGCTGGCCGCCTGCGCCGGGCCCGTCGGCGCCGCGAGCCCCGGCTCGCTGACCCTCGGCCTGAACCGGTCGCTGGTCAGCCTCGACAACAAGCTCAACCAGTTCGACGCCGCCCTCACCGTGCAGCGCGCCGTCCGCCAGGCACTGACCCGGATCGACCCGCGCATGCAGGCCAGGCTCGTGCTGGCGGAACGGTTCGAACAGACCGCGCCCACCCAGTGGAGCGTGCGGCTGCGCGCCGGCGCCCGCTACTCCGACGGCAGCCCGGTGACCACCGACGACGTCGCCACCGCACTGCGCATGTACGGCGAGGTCAACGGCTCCTTCGTGCTGAACCTCTTCCCCGAACTGCCGAGCGTGTCCAAGGTGGACGATCGCGAGTTCCTGCTGGAGACCTCGCGGCCAGTGCCGATCCTGGACCTGCTGATGGCCAACATCCTCATCACCCCGGCCGCCGCGAACCGCCCCGAAGAACTCACCAGCGGCGTCGGCTCCGGACCCTACGTGGTGACCGCAGCCAACGGCGGCACCGGCGAGTACACGCTCCAGCGCCATCCCGGGTACTGGGGACAGCCGCCGGCGGTGGACACCGTGCGCGTGCGGTTCGTGCCGGAGGAGTCCAGCCGCGTGGTCGCCATCCGCAGCGGCGAGCTGGACGTGATCGACTCGATCAGCCCGGACTCCGCCGACCAGCTGGCCGGCCTGCCGGGCGTCGCGATCGACCGCGTCCCCGGCACCCGCATCAACCAGCTGTTCTTCAACTTCCGCAAGCCACCGGGCCATCCGCTCGCCGACCCCCGCGTGCGGGAGGCGCTGACCTACGCGATCGACGGGCGGTCGCTGGTGGACGACGTGCTGGCCGGGTCCGCGACCCAGGCCGAGGGCGTCGTGCCGCTCGCCCTGGCCGGCGCCGTGCGCACCGGCACCTACGTGCACGACCCGGCGAAATGCCGTGCGCTGCTGGACTCCCTCGGCGTGCGCGATCTGAGGTTGAAGATCATCTGGGAGTCCGGCGAGTTCCCCGCGGACGCCTCGGTCATGGAGGCGGTCGTGGAGATGCTGCGAGCCGTCGGCGTGGCCGCCGAACTCCAGCAGTTCGAACCCGGCGGCGACATCCTGCAGTGGCGGCAGGGCCGCGGCGGCGACTGGGACGTCCTCGGCAACGGCTATCCCGGTCCCACCGGCCAGGCCATCACCTCGCTGCTCGGCATGTACGGCGGCACCCCAGCCAAGGAACAGACCCGGGACACCTACCAGGGGTTCGTGGTGCCGGAGATCGCCGACGCGCTCGCCACAGCAGGCGCCGAAACCGACGCCGGCCGCCGCACCGAACTGCTCGCCGCGGCCCAGCACCGGATCTGGGCGACGTGGCCGTGCCTGTGGGCGTTCGTGCCGAACGTGGTGCTCGCGCGCCGGACCCGGGTGCAGGGCGTGGCGCTGCAGCCGATCAACTCCTACGACCTCGAGACCGTCCGCGTGGAGGGCTGA
- a CDS encoding ABC transporter permease, with translation MTHYLLRRIGQSALTVFLTVSTVFVLVRLAPGDPAAAYGGPSPTAEDLARVREQMGLDESLLSQFGIFLKGLLHGDLGTSYSFRAPALDVVLGRLPYTVTLAVAAILLTAVVAIPLGVWMARRADTRREIGVNVATIAGQSMPDFWTGVMLLTAFAVVLPVLPASGFTTWGGLVLPAVTVAILQIALISRLVRREMGSALAAPYLTVARSRGVSERMLTWRYAMGNSMIPVLTALGTRFAALLNGVVVVEVVFAWPGVGSLVVRALETRDYPLIQATVLVTASLAVAVQLLIDLCYPLLDPRVRLGKAVAA, from the coding sequence GTGACCCACTACCTGTTGCGCCGGATCGGCCAGAGCGCGCTCACGGTCTTCCTAACCGTGTCGACGGTGTTCGTCCTGGTCCGGCTGGCGCCCGGCGATCCGGCCGCGGCCTACGGCGGCCCGTCGCCGACCGCCGAGGACCTCGCCCGCGTGCGCGAGCAGATGGGCCTGGACGAGTCCCTGCTGTCGCAGTTCGGGATCTTCCTGAAAGGACTGCTGCACGGCGATCTGGGCACCAGTTACTCCTTCCGCGCCCCCGCGCTGGACGTGGTGCTCGGGCGTCTGCCGTACACGGTCACGCTGGCCGTCGCGGCGATCCTGCTGACCGCGGTGGTCGCCATCCCGCTCGGCGTGTGGATGGCGCGCCGGGCCGACACCCGGCGCGAGATCGGCGTCAACGTCGCGACCATCGCCGGGCAGTCCATGCCGGACTTCTGGACCGGTGTCATGCTGCTGACCGCGTTCGCGGTCGTGCTGCCGGTCCTGCCGGCGTCCGGGTTCACCACGTGGGGCGGCCTCGTCCTGCCCGCGGTCACCGTGGCGATCCTGCAGATCGCGCTGATCTCCCGGCTGGTGCGCCGGGAGATGGGCTCGGCGCTGGCCGCGCCCTACCTGACCGTGGCCCGCTCGCGAGGGGTGTCCGAGCGGATGCTGACCTGGCGCTACGCCATGGGCAACTCCATGATCCCGGTGCTCACCGCACTGGGCACCCGGTTCGCCGCGCTGCTCAACGGCGTCGTCGTGGTCGAGGTGGTGTTCGCCTGGCCGGGCGTGGGCTCGCTCGTCGTGCGCGCACTGGAGACCCGCGACTACCCGCTGATCCAGGCGACGGTCCTGGTGACCGCCTCGCTCGCGGTCGCGGTCCAGCTCCTCATCGACCTCTGCTACCCGCTGCTCGACCCGCGGGTACGCCTCGGAAAGGCGGTCGCCGCATGA